The proteins below come from a single Candidatus Delongbacteria bacterium genomic window:
- a CDS encoding DUF1858 domain-containing protein: MKITKDMSITEILRTYPKTVAVFQKFNLGCIGCMAASFETVEDGLRAHQLDVDAVIKELNEAAEQ; the protein is encoded by the coding sequence ATGAAAATCACAAAAGATATGTCAATTACAGAAATACTGAGAACATACCCGAAAACAGTTGCTGTATTCCAAAAATTTAATCTTGGTTGTATTGGCTGTATGGCTGCAAGTTTTGAAACTGTAGAAGATGGTTTAAGAGCTCATCAGCTTGATGTTGATGCCGTTATTAAAGAACTTAATGAAGCAGCTGAGCAGTAA